A single genomic interval of Camelina sativa cultivar DH55 chromosome 11, Cs, whole genome shotgun sequence harbors:
- the LOC104724541 gene encoding probable serine/threonine-protein kinase DDB_G0268876, whose protein sequence is MEQFRQIGEVLGSLNALMVLQDDILINQRQCCLLLDIFSLAFNTVAEEIRQNLKLEEKQTKWRALEQPLRELYRVFKEGELYVKHCMDSSDWWGKVINLHQNKDCVEFHIHNLFCYFSAVVESIEAAGEISGFDPSEMDRRRVVFSRKYDIEWNDPKLFQWRFGKQYLVPRDILSRFENSWREDRWNLVEALQQKRKSDSDDIGKTGKRLADLLLKKLTGLEQFNGKLFPSSILLGSKDYQVKRRLDADGHYKEIQWLGDRFALRHFFSDLEPLSSEISSLLALCHSNILQYLCGFYDEERKECFLVMELMHKDLQSYMKENCGPRRRYLFSVPVVIDIMLQVARGMEYLHGNDIFHGDLNPMNILLKERSHTDGYFHAKISGFGLSCVKAQSSRSSSRPGTPDPVIWYAPEVLAEMEQDLNGKTPKSKLTHKADVYSFGMVCFELITGKVPFEDSHLQGEQMAINIRMGERPLFPFPSPKYLVSLIKRCWHSEPSQRPNFSSVCRILRYFKKFLVVNPDHGHPQMQTPLVDCWDLEARFLRKFPGDVGSHTASVNLIPFQLYSYRVLEREKMNPNTKEGLEGSSESESVSVVEDPPNAMITRDTKSLCLDTISEYSDTRSVYSEAPIKKVSGLKKSGEMAKLRKSPSLGSEKLRSTGTSPVKARSSPKASPLSPFGRSIKARKDNRLPMSPMSPLSPGIRRQQTGHASDSELT, encoded by the exons ATGGAGCAATTCAGACAAATCGGCGAAGTTCTTGGAAGTCTTAATGCACTTATGGTATTACAAGATGATATCTTGATCAACCAAAGACAATGCTGTCTCTTGTTAGATATCTTCAGTTTAGCTTTCAACACCGTTGCAGAAGAGATCAGACAGAATCTCAAGCTTGAAGAGAAGCAGACTAAATGGAGAGCTCTTGAACAACCTTTAAGGGAGCTTTACAGAGTTTTCAAAGAAGGTGAGTTGTACGTTAAGCATTGTATGGACAGTAGTGACTGGTGGGGCAAAGTTATCAATCTTCATCAAAACAAAGATTGTGTTGAGTTTCATATACACAACTTGTTCTGTTATTTCTCTGCCGTTGTTGAATCCATCGAGGCCGCTGGGGAGATTTCTGGTTTTGACCCTTCTGAGATGGACAGAAGGAGAGTTGTGTTCTCAAGAAAGTATGATATAGAGTGGAATGATCCTAAGCTGTTTCAATGGAGGTTTGGGAAACAGTACTTGGTACCAAGGGATATTCTCAGCCGGTTTGAGAATTCTTGGAGAGAAGATAGATGGAATCTGGTGGAGGCATTACAACAGAAGAGGAAATCAGACAGCGATGATATTGGCAAAACCGGGAAGCGTTTAGCTGACTTGCTTTTAAAGAAGTTAACTGGTTTGGAGCAGTTTAACGGGAAACTGTTTCCAAGCTCTATACTTCTTGGTTCAAAAGACTACCAGGTGAAGAGACGGTTAGATGCAGATGGACACTACAAGGAGATTCAATGGCTAGGTGATCGCTTTGCACTAAGGCACTTTTTCAGCGATCTTGAGCCGCTAAGTTCTGAGATTTCATCTCTTTTAGCGCTTTGTCATTCTAATATACTTCAGTACCTATGTGGATTCTATGATGAAGAAAGGAAAGAATGTTTCTTGGTTATGGAGCTGATGCACAAAGATTTGCAGAGTTACATGAAAGAGAACTGCGgaccaagaagaagatatcTCTTCTCGGTACCAGTAGTGATTGATATCATGCTGCAAGTTGCAAGGGGAATGGAGTATCTCCATGGAAACGATATCTTCCATGGAGATTTAAACCCTATGAACATTCTTTTGAAAGAGAGGAGCCATACTGATGGTTATTTCCATGCGAAAATCTCTGGATTTGGTTTATCTTGTGTCAAAGCTCAGTCTTCTCGGTCATCCTCGAGACCAGGCACTCCTGATCCTGTGATATGGTACGCACCTGAAGTTCTAGCAGAGATGGAGCAAGACCTGAATGGTAAAACTCCTAAATCCAAGTTGACGCATAAAGCTGATGTATATAGCTTTGGAATGGTGTGTTTTGAGCTCATAACAGGTAAAGTTCCATTTGAAGATAGTCATCTTCAAGGTGAACAAATGGCCATTAACATTAGGATGGGAGAGAGACCTCTATTCCCATTCCCTTCACCAAAATACCTCGTTAGTCTTATTAAACGGTGTTGGCACTCAGAACCGAGTCAGCGTCCTAACTTCTCTTCGGTTTGTCGGATACTACGTTACTTCAAGAAGTTCCTGGTTGTGAATCCAGATCATGGTCATCCTCAAATGCAAACTCCACTAGTTGATTGTTGGGATTTAGAAGCAAGGTTCTTGAGAAAGTTCCCAGGTGATGTAGGGTCTCACACGGCGTCCGTGAACCTAATCCCTTTCCAACTATACTCATACCGGGTTctggaaagagagaagatgaatcCAAACACAAAAGAAGGCTTAGAGGGAAGTAGTGAATCTGAAAGCGTTTCAGTTGTTGAAGATCCACCCAATGCCATGATTACAAGAGATACAAAGTCATTGTGTTTAGATACAATATCTGAATACTCAGATACAAGATCAGTCTACTCAGAAGCTCCCATCAAAAAGGTCTCAGGTTTAAAGAAGAGCGGCGAAATGGCAAAGCTCAGAAAAAGTCCAAGCTTAG GTTCAGAGAAGTTGAGATCCACAGGAACTTCACCGGTAAAAGCAAGATCATCGCCAAAAGCATCACCATTGAGTCCATTTGGAAGAAGCATCAAAGCAAGGAAAGATAATAGATTGCCTATGAGTCCAATGAGTCCTCTAAGCCCAGGAATACGTAGACAACAAACTGGTCATGCTTCAGATTCTGAGCTTACTTAG
- the LOC104728457 gene encoding F-box protein At5g41720-like: MLNQDVIQEILSHCSATEIARFRLQNKECNKRSYELRFIDHHLHRANSVFGYFVHYEDKWFRYRPRFVPGVEAEQEEKEDKTQISLQFLPQNNAKIQACDTHHGILLCIGDRFKGAKTIPEYIVCKPATKQFRIIPNPKTRYLTIATGLMVISLTPFWYKIIRVSEPRTWMNKEGFYNHNCEVFDSDSFAWKRLNDFELSEFFPREAIPVSTYDFLHWLTRKNNVIRFCMRTKTWSIFSVPDVLLGDNSLILVSYEGKLGVTQYSESRNGAELWVLENSLRKSWVKVEDAKITALEDDYVQPFWFPSSDVVSVAASDRLGLYNMNSNNC; the protein is encoded by the coding sequence ATGTTGAACCAAGACGTGATTCAAGAGATCCTCTCTCATTGTTCAGCGACGGAGATTGCAAGATTCCGTCTACAAAACAAAGAGTGCAACAAACGAAGTTACGAGTTGAGATTTATCGATCATCATCTCCATAGAGCCAACTCTGTTTTCGGCTATTTTGTTCATTACGAGGACAAATGGTTTAGGTATCGCCCCCGTTTCGTCCCCGGCGTTGAagcagaacaagaagaaaaagaagataaaacccAAATCTCGCTTCAGTTTCTTCCTCAGAACAACGCAAAGATCCAAGCTTGTGATACACATCATGGGATTTTGCTCTGTATCGGTGATAGGTTTAAAGGAGCCAAAACGATACCAGAGTACATCGTTTGTAAACCTGCTACAAAGCAGTTCCGGATCAtaccaaaccctaaaactcgATATCTGACGATCGCAACCGGTTTAATGGTGATTTCTTTGACCCCGTTTTGGTATAAGATCATTAGGGTTTCTGAACCAAGGACATGGATGAACAAGGAGGGTTTCTATAATCACAACTGTGAGGTCTTCGATTCTGATTCCTTCGCGTGGAAGCGACTGAATGATTTCGAGTTATCAGAGTTTTTCCCGAGAGAAGCAATACCGGTATCAACATACGATTTCTTGCATTGGTTAACAAGGAAGAACAACGTGATCCGGTTCTGTATGCGAACCAAAACTTGGTCTATTTTCTCTGTTCCGGACGTACTATTAGGCGATAACAGTCTCATCTTGGTCAGCTACGAAGGAAAGCTAGGTGTTACTCAATATTCGGAATCAAGAAACGGAGCTGAGTTATGGGTTTTGGAGAACAGTTTGAGAAAGTCTTGGGTAAAAGTGGAAGACGCAAAAATTACAGCGTTGGAAGATGATTATGTGCAACCCTTTTGGTTCCCAAGTAGCGACGTCGTATCAGTGGCGGCTAGTGATCGGCTCGGTCTCTACAACATGAATAGCAACAATTGTTGA
- the LOC104724540 gene encoding F-box protein At5g49610-like, which yields MATMNNSPTTMMNEDVMLEIMSYCPATEMAKFRLLNKECNKRSYELSFINRNLHRTNSFFGYIFLYREVRNKKFAPYYWYHSSFVSVFDSKEKNRISLDIRPPCRNNAEIKACDTHHGILLCVKDDNLWGRIPHYIVCKPATKQYRLIPNPETRFHTVATGLMVVSSNPFRCKIIRFSYINAYNLSCEVYDSDSDAWKRLSNLESSEFYHRGVQPVSAYGCLHWLTEKNNVMRFCMRTETWSTFPVPDELVDDNCLLLVSYEGKLGVIHSRWGEGSNIWVLEKSFGTSWVRFEDVKIKALEDDISNEEPIWLPSNDTISRAASGKLGLYNMSNDNYRYLYTIPDFYYYLPFYSNFERVCLHKDDVE from the coding sequence ATGGCGACGATGAATAATTCTCCGACAACGATGATGAACGAAGACGTGATGCTAGAGATCATGTCTTATTGTCCTGCAACGGAGATGGCAAAGTTTCGTCTACTGAACAAAGAGTGCAACAAACGAAGTTACGAGTTGAGTTTTATTAATCGTAATCTCCATAGAACCAACTCTTTCTTCGGTTACATATTTCTTTACCGAGAGGTCCGGAACAAAAAGTTTGCGCCCTATTATTGGTATCACTCCagttttgtctctgttttcgatagtaaagaaaaaaaccgaATCAGTCTGGATATTCGTCCTCCCTGTCGCAATAATGCAGAGATCAAAGCTTGTGATACACATCATGGCATTTTGCTCTGTGTCAAAGATGATAATTTGTGGGGAAGAATACCACATTACATCGTCTGTAAACCGGCTACAAAACAGTACCGGTTAATACCAAATCCGGAGACTCGGTTTCACACTGTCGCAACCGGTTTAATGGTGGTATCCTCTAACCCGTTTCGGTGTAAGATCattagattttcttatataaatgcCTATAATCTCTCTTGTGAAGTTTACGATTCCGATTCGGACGCGTGGAAGAGACTGAGTAACTTGGAATCTTCCGAGTTTTATCATAGAGGAGTGCAACCGGTATCGGCCTACGGTTGCTTGCATTGGTTAACGGAGAAGAACAATGTGATGCGGTTCTGCATGCGAACGGAAACTTGGTCTACCTTCCCAGTTCCGGACGAACTAGTAGACGATAACTGTCTCCTCTTGGTCAGTTACGAAGGGAAACTAGGTGTGATCCATTCGAGATGGGGAGAAGGATCCAATATATGGGTTTTGGAGAAGAGTTTTGGAACATCGTGGGTAAGATTTGAAGATGTGAAAATCAAAGCGTTAGAGGATGATATCTCCAATGAAGAACCTATATGGCTCCCAAGTAATGACACCATATCAAGGGCGGCCAGTGGTAAGCTCGGTCTCTACAACATGAGTAACGACAACTATCGTTATTTGTATACGATACCAGATTTCTACTATTACCTCCCTTTCTACTCAAACTTCGAGAGAGTTTGTTTGCATAAAGATGACGTTGAATAA